A part of Rhinolophus ferrumequinum isolate MPI-CBG mRhiFer1 chromosome 11, mRhiFer1_v1.p, whole genome shotgun sequence genomic DNA contains:
- the SCGB1C1 gene encoding secretoglobin family 1C member 1, producing the protein MMGSSALLLAALALLCTCGLATGEDNNEIFMDFLQTLLVGSTEELYEGPLGKYNVNAGAKAALAKLKSCIDGLQPTHKEEMVKLLVQVLGSDDGA; encoded by the exons ATGATGGGGAGCAGTGCCCTGCTTCTGGCAGCCCTCGCCTTGCTGTGCACCTGCG GTCTGGCCACAGGAGAGGACAACAATGAGATTTTCATGGACTTCCTacaaacactgctggtggggtCCACAGAGGAGCTCTATGAGGGCCCCCTGGGCAAGTACAACGTCAACGCAGGCGCCAAGGCAGCTCTGGCCAAGCTCAAGTCCTGCATAGACGGCCTGCAGCCCACGCACAAGGAGGAGATGGTCAAGCTGCTG GTGCAAGTGCTTGGTAGTGACGATGGTGCCTAG